The Paraphotobacterium marinum genome contains a region encoding:
- the mutS gene encoding DNA mismatch repair protein MutS: MSKETFSQKQTPMIQQYLDIKSEYPEILLFYRMGDFYELFFDDAKKASKLLDLTLTSRGKNSDNPIPMAGVPFHSLENYLIKLIKLGESIAICEQLGISGSNKGPMERKVTKVITPGTLTDECFLNEQNENLIACVSYRNKRYALATIELSTAQFNISEYDTLNALQSSLIKNFPTEVLYEENFPNPDLFASSISVKKLSSYKFNIDNCLFILNKHFKTNNLDGFGFSSKHAAISSAAVLLEYVKNCQKSTLDHIKTIKVSHQDDYIILDADTRKHLELTLNTKENGKNTLYSCINKTQTAMGARLLKKLIHEPIRDTQLLNLKLNCVAELIQKDLFNDIANELNHVFDIERIISRIALKSVTPRDVIKLKTTLQKIPTLQNILNNTTSNDLKKVSLLSDTYKSIVERISSILVENPPSTVRDGNFVLEGFNQELDEWRALSKNVDAYVANYEKEEKKKYSIDSLKVNYNKVHGFFIQISKAQAVKAPSHYIRKQTLKNYERYTVEALAEYEEKLIKSKTEILNLEKKIWFELVDTLYKKLEELQDIAKILSLIDVHNSNAISAIENSYTRPTFTDENILSIKNGRHPVVEKSLDSTFSPNNTNFDETIKMMIITGPNMGGKSTYMRQTALITLMAHIGSYVPAESCKVGPIDRIFTRIGASDDLSSGKSTFMVEMTETANILNNATKSSLVLLDEIGRGTSTYDGLSIAWATSEYLMEKSQPLTMFATHYYELTNLEAQFKKIKNFHFDAVEQINDIAFNHKIKVGSTSRSFGISVARLAGLPSAVIESAKQKILALEKEQGDPYVSLNQTNKSDSELELNKLEKKIQSIDLNNTTPLESLNFLKQLQNKNY, encoded by the coding sequence ATGTCTAAAGAAACTTTTTCACAAAAACAAACCCCTATGATCCAACAGTATTTGGATATTAAATCAGAATACCCAGAAATATTATTATTTTATAGGATGGGGGATTTTTATGAATTATTTTTCGATGACGCAAAAAAAGCATCAAAACTGTTAGATTTAACTTTAACAAGTAGAGGCAAAAATAGTGATAACCCTATTCCAATGGCTGGAGTTCCTTTCCACTCATTAGAAAATTATTTAATAAAGCTTATAAAGTTAGGAGAGTCTATTGCAATCTGCGAGCAATTAGGTATATCTGGCTCCAATAAAGGCCCAATGGAAAGAAAGGTGACCAAAGTAATAACTCCCGGCACATTAACAGATGAGTGTTTTTTAAATGAGCAAAATGAAAACTTAATCGCATGTGTTTCATATAGGAATAAAAGATATGCTTTAGCAACAATTGAATTATCAACAGCCCAGTTTAATATATCTGAATATGACACGTTAAATGCACTTCAAAGTTCTTTAATTAAGAACTTCCCTACAGAGGTATTGTACGAAGAAAATTTTCCAAATCCTGATTTATTTGCATCATCAATATCTGTAAAAAAGTTATCATCATATAAGTTTAATATTGATAATTGTTTATTTATTCTGAACAAACATTTTAAAACTAATAATCTTGACGGTTTCGGATTTTCAAGTAAACATGCAGCTATTTCATCTGCAGCTGTCTTGCTGGAATATGTTAAAAATTGTCAAAAAAGCACTCTAGATCATATCAAAACCATTAAAGTATCTCATCAAGATGACTATATTATTTTAGATGCAGACACCCGTAAACATTTAGAGCTTACCTTAAATACTAAGGAAAACGGTAAAAATACTCTTTATTCGTGTATTAATAAAACCCAAACAGCTATGGGAGCAAGATTATTAAAAAAACTAATTCATGAACCTATAAGAGATACTCAATTATTAAATTTAAAATTAAATTGTGTGGCTGAATTGATCCAAAAAGATCTTTTTAATGATATAGCGAATGAGCTCAACCATGTTTTTGATATAGAGCGTATTATATCGAGAATTGCCTTAAAAAGTGTTACTCCTAGAGATGTAATTAAATTAAAAACAACATTACAAAAAATACCAACCCTTCAAAATATATTGAATAACACCACAAGCAATGATTTAAAAAAAGTCAGCTTATTATCTGATACATATAAGTCTATTGTAGAAAGGATCTCATCTATATTGGTTGAAAATCCACCATCAACCGTTCGTGATGGTAACTTTGTGCTTGAAGGCTTTAATCAAGAGCTTGATGAATGGAGAGCCTTATCCAAAAATGTCGACGCTTATGTGGCAAACTACGAAAAGGAAGAGAAAAAAAAATATTCAATTGATTCATTGAAAGTTAATTATAATAAAGTCCATGGTTTTTTTATACAAATTTCAAAAGCTCAAGCTGTAAAGGCGCCAAGTCATTATATTCGTAAACAAACTCTTAAAAACTATGAGCGTTATACTGTTGAAGCATTAGCTGAGTATGAGGAAAAATTAATTAAATCAAAAACCGAAATATTAAATTTAGAAAAAAAAATCTGGTTTGAACTAGTTGATACATTATATAAAAAGCTTGAGGAACTACAAGATATTGCAAAAATATTATCACTTATTGACGTACATAACTCCAACGCAATAAGCGCAATTGAAAATTCGTATACTCGCCCTACTTTTACTGATGAAAATATATTATCCATAAAAAATGGCAGACACCCCGTTGTAGAAAAGTCATTAGATAGCACCTTTTCACCAAACAATACAAACTTTGATGAAACAATTAAAATGATGATTATCACAGGACCTAATATGGGTGGAAAATCAACGTATATGAGGCAAACTGCCCTAATAACTCTCATGGCTCATATAGGTTCATATGTACCCGCCGAATCTTGCAAAGTTGGGCCTATTGATAGAATATTTACAAGAATAGGTGCATCAGATGACCTTTCTTCAGGAAAGTCAACTTTTATGGTAGAAATGACTGAAACCGCAAATATTTTAAATAACGCAACAAAATCAAGTTTAGTTCTTTTGGATGAAATTGGAAGAGGCACAAGTACATATGATGGATTATCAATTGCCTGGGCTACTTCTGAATATTTAATGGAAAAGAGTCAACCATTAACAATGTTTGCTACTCATTATTATGAATTAACTAATTTAGAAGCTCAGTTTAAAAAAATTAAAAACTTTCATTTCGATGCTGTTGAACAAATAAATGACATTGCATTCAACCATAAAATAAAAGTAGGTTCGACTTCAAGATCTTTCGGTATTTCAGTGGCAAGATTGGCTGGATTACCTTCAGCGGTGATTGAATCGGCAAAGCAAAAAATACTAGCTTTAGAAAAAGAACAAGGTGACCCTTA
- a CDS encoding CinA family protein: MNVDEAQILNLVKSLSKVLTMNKKTLTVVESCTGGGIGYYMTKQPGSSSWLHSSLVTYSNEAKSCILGIQPDYILKYGAVSQEVAMQMAKNGQAKTNSNIALSVTGIAGPSGGTAFKPTGTVYFGLSNDLGERKYKHTLFMGSREQVRIQSIFYGLTFLYEFIT; this comes from the coding sequence ATGAATGTAGATGAGGCTCAAATTCTAAACTTAGTAAAAAGTCTCAGTAAAGTTTTGACGATGAACAAAAAAACATTAACAGTAGTTGAATCTTGTACTGGTGGTGGTATTGGTTACTATATGACAAAACAACCAGGCTCATCTTCTTGGCTTCACTCTTCTCTGGTAACATATTCAAATGAAGCAAAATCTTGTATTTTGGGAATTCAACCTGATTATATTCTAAAATATGGAGCTGTTAGTCAAGAAGTTGCAATGCAAATGGCTAAAAATGGGCAGGCAAAAACAAATTCAAATATTGCTTTATCTGTTACAGGAATCGCAGGTCCGTCTGGAGGAACTGCTTTTAAACCAACTGGAACTGTATACTTTGGTTTAAGTAATGATTTAGGTGAGCGTAAGTATAAACATACTCTTTTTATGGGAAGTAGAGAACAAGTTAGAATTCAATCAATTTTTTATGGTCTAACTTTTTTGTATGAATTTATTACTTAG